A stretch of Solenopsis invicta isolate M01_SB chromosome 9, UNIL_Sinv_3.0, whole genome shotgun sequence DNA encodes these proteins:
- the LOC105198009 gene encoding galactokinase, translating into MAASLPDVDSVKVKALRTFAEKFGEEASICVYAPGRVNLIGEHTDYNDGFVLPMALPMVTVIVGKSHPGKKTRIFSLSDVVGTVNEFEFEAGCRTDIKPGEPKWANYIKGCIANFICDVSAFNAVIVSTVPAGSGLSSSAALEVATYTFLEILSGKKPEKPEQKALACQKAEHDFAGVPCGIMDQFISAMGKKGCALLLDCRNLVTKQIPMLHIDNYVFLITNSNAPHKLSSSAYCERRDCCYEAAKLLGKKSLRDANINDILALTSRNASDRVVKRARHVITEIQRTLDAAVALEKGDFQQFGRLMNESHDSLRDDYEVSSKELDSLVSAAREVDGVLGSRLTGAGFGGCTVTLLRKDTVDKTIQHIKAKYPGTPAFYIATPFGGAREISVN; encoded by the exons ATGGCAGCATCGCTCCCGGATGTCGACAGTGTTAAGGTGAAGGCGTTGCGGACCTTCGCTGAGAAATTCGGCGAGGAGGCCTCCATTTGCGTGTACGCACCAGGACGCGTTAACTTGATTGGCGAGCATACTGACTACAATGATGGTTTTGTACTGCCAATG GCACTGCCAATGGTCACGGTGATAGTCGGAAAGTCTCATCCTGGTAAAAAAACcagaattttttctttgagtGACGTAGTCGGCACTGTAAACGAATTCGAATTCGAAGCCGGATGTCGGACTGATATAAAACCAGGGGAGCCAAAATGGGCAAACTATATAAAAGGATGCATCgccaattttattt GTGACGTCTCCGCGTTCAATGCCGTAATTGTATCGACTGTCCCAGCGGGCTCCGGACTCAGTAGTTCTGCGGCTTTAGAAGTAGCCACTTACACCTTCTTGGAGATCTTGAGCGGAAAAAAACCAGAGAAACCGGAACAGAAG gcTTTAGCGTGTCAAAAAGCAGAGCATGATTTTGCTGGGGTACCCTGCGGTATAATGGATCAATTTATCTCAGCTATGGGCAAGAAAGGTTGCGCCCTTTTGCTCGATTGTCGTAATCTTGTCACTAAGCAAATACCGATGCTGCACATAGATAACTACGTTTTTCTCATAACAAATTCGAACGCACCGCACAAACTGAGCTCAAGTGCCTATTGCGAGCGCAGAGATTGTTGTTACGAGGCTGCGAAACTGTTGGGCAAGAAGAGTTTAAGAGATGCAAATATAAATGATATCCTAG CGTTAACATCGCGAAATGCATCCGATCGCGTGGTGAAAAGAGCTCGTCACGTAATCACGGAAATTCAACGAACTCTGGACGCTGCGGTGGCGCTCGAGAAAGGTGACTTTCAGCAATTTGGACGATTAATGAATGAAAGTCACGATTCATTACGCGACGATTACGAGGTTTCGTCCAAGGAGCTTGATTCGCTGGTCTCGGCGGCCAGAGAGGTAGACGGAGTGTTAGGAAGTCGTTTGACGGGCGCGGGTTTCGGTGGTTGCACCGTAACTCTGTTGAGAAAGGACACGGTTGACAAAACGATCCAACATATAAAAGCGAA ATATCCCGGCACACCTGCGTTCTACATAGCGACTCCTTTCGGAGGTGCTCGAGAAATCAGCGTCAACTAG
- the LOC105198010 gene encoding uncharacterized protein LOC105198010, which translates to MSVSDPLVKELKGWTRKLIEHAGEITDENADLCHFCKCLENCLQKGLLPTLDSVGYLKVPYAWHWLQYVAEKNYSGYNTFLLVVEQVKQNAKVHTSAGRLRLLIRICLVRKCLHMPVEILTRIPALATEFYNSKSILGDDILREILLSVLLQCSKFNFKLNLRNATFLDDTWQMPRCVALELVPCKSLGISVCFTNEKALVVNVNEKSVAAEDNKVEIGDVLDEINENVINGESKGKLRKIMRKASGQPIMLHIIKHYSKKSCELYEPIVHLIKHSGIESMKPLIQLSRLDQVEETTKKNQISNCKLKSKTLGSGFSVKYCGSVHVGTEGDVKQIEKAIWRLLKSRDVNQVPVRFECLEIGIVVTRETDNQTICKQSYMEISSCGRTINIPDYFAFIAGETNCNLATKFDAYIFYHQNDIEVQQILQSLGQGFQRTHFAV; encoded by the exons ATGTCGGTCTCGGATCCTCTCGTCAAAGAGCTGAAAG GATGGACGCGAAAGCTGATAGAACACGCTGGAGAAATCACTGATGAAAATGCGGATCTGTGTCACTTTTGCAAGTGCTTAGAAAATTGCCTGCAAAAAGGTTTACTGCCTACTCTCGACAGCGTTGGATATTTAAAGGTACCTTATGCGTGGCACTGGTTACAATATGTCGCTGAAAAGAATTACAG CGGTTACAATACGTTCCTTTTGGTAGTTGAGCAAGTGAAGCAAAATGCAAAGGTGCATACATCTGCCGGACGACTTCGTCTTCTGATAAGAATATGTCTAGTGCGAAAATGCCTTCACATGCCAGTAGAAATATTG ACCAGAATACCAGCTCTAGCTACTGAGTTTTACAACTCGAAGAGCATTTTGGGAGATGACATTTTACGAGAGATACTACTGTCTGTGCTACTGCAGTGCagcaagtttaattttaaactaaatttaagaaatgcaaCTTTTTTGGATGACACTTGGCAGATGCCAAGATGCGTAGCTTTGGAGCTGGTACCTTGCAAAAGTTTAGGGATTTCTGTATG TTTCACCAACGAGAAGGCATTAGTCGTCAATGTCAACGAGAAATCAGTTGCAGCTGAAGAT AATAAAGTCGAAATTGGAGACGTACTGGACGAGATAAACGAGAATGTCATCAATGGTGAAAGCAAGGggaaattacgtaaaattatgAGGAAGGCTAGTGGACAACCGATAATGCTACATATCATTAAG CATTACAGCAAAAAATCCTGTGAGCTTTATGAACCAATAGTGCATCTTATAAAACATTCAGGTATTGAGAGCATGAAACCTTTAATACAGTTATCACGATTGGACCAAGTGGAGGAGACCACTAAAAAAAATCAGAtctctaattgtaagttaaaaagtaaaacgttAGGCAGCGGATTTTCCGTAAAATATTGCGGCTCTGTGCATGTCGGTACAGAGGGAGATGTTAAACAAATTGAGAAAGCTATTTGGCGCTTATTGAAGTCTAGAGATGTAAACCAAGTGCCTGTGCGATTTGAATGTTTAGAAATTGGAATTGTGGTAACTCGGGAAACAGACAATCag ACAATATGCAAACAAAGTTATATGGAAATTTCATCATGTGGACGTACCATCAATATCCCAGACTATTTTGCATTCATCGCAGG AGAAACAAATTGTAACCTGGCAACAAAATTTGATGCTTACatcttttatcatcaaaatGACATTGAGGTCCAACAAATATTACAGAGTTTGGGACAAGGATTTCAACGTACTCACTTTGcagtatga
- the LOC105198012 gene encoding uncharacterized protein LOC105198012 produces MWSKKFVCYLTIALLVMGIFLEEVEARRKILRGRKTITRRYYKGTAIPAWAIVLLTGIGMLLLGGGLYALLQKFVVDSADTVDGQHSYQPALQIES; encoded by the exons atgtggTCGAAAAAGTTTGTGTGCTATCTAACTATAGCTTTAc TTGTAATGGGAATATTCCTGGAGGAGGTCGAAGCAAGGCGCAAAATTTTGAGGGGCCGAAAAACAATAACCAGACGTTATTACA aGGGTACGGCAATTCCAGCCTGGGCAATAGTGCTCTTAACGGGTATCGGCATGCTACTACTCGGCGGTGGACTTTATGCGTTATTACAGAAATTTGTAGTGGACTCCGCGGACACTGTGGATGGCCAACATTCCTATCAACCTGCGTTGCAGATCGAAAGTTGA
- the LOC105198008 gene encoding sodium-independent sulfate anion transporter: protein MAKYNVNEEYDMENRREVTLTGFSSNALDDVLRSNNNEPNTLNGNPSSAHAITKDAKIVNLEVPQDSGRNALCTSGRRWLYRRARRSCRKKLLFKRIPILTWLPNYRKDYIVNDLVAGITVGLTVIPQAIAYANVAGIPLQYGLYSSFMACFVYTIFGSWKDVPVGPTAIIAILTRETLQKAHLGPDFAVLLCFVSGCVSLLMGILQLGFLLDFISGPVSVGFTSAASIIIATSQVKDILGLKVSGTKFVQVWQSIFEHIGETRGWDTALGIVCIIVLLLLRKVKDIPVVPKNTKVPSRLQQLITKSFWLISTARNIIVVIVCAIMCYLLEKHLGESPVILTGHVKQGLPEFSLPPFEAQVGNETYHFIDMISALGTGCLIVPMLSLLETISIAKAFSEGKSIDATQEMLALGACNVVSSFVSSMPVSGGLSRGAVNHSSGVKTTLGGVYTGLLVLISLQFLTPYLYYIPKAALAAVIIAAVVFMVEFQVVKPMWRSKKIDLIPAIATFLCCLFIRLELGIVIGIGINLLFLLYASARPTLRVHKATSISGCEYLVITPDRSLVFPSVEYVRAVISKQGLREGTAVPVVIDSTHIQAADFTAAKGIKTLIEDFTKRGQPLIFHNLKPSVIEIFKGVKPSGLTCSSSELELNDHLKEYTNVSTETLNRY from the exons ATGGCCAAGTACAACGTCAACGAGGAATACGATATGGAGAACCGCAGGGAGGTCACGCTCACCGGCTTCAGCAGCAACGCGCTCGACGACGTTCTTCGCAGCAACAATAACGAGCCGAACACGTTGAACGGTAATCCCAGCAGTGCTCACGCCATCACCAAAGACGCGAAGATTGTTAATCTCGAGG taCCACAAGATTCTGGCAGGAATGCTCTATGTACATCCGGTAGAAGGTGGCTCTACCGACGGGCTAGAAGGTCTTGCAGGAAAAAACTACTATTCAAAAGAATACCGATCCTAACGTGGCTGCCAAATTATCGGAAAGATTACATAGTGAACGATCTAGTAGCTGGTATTACTGTAGGCCTCACCGTCATCCCTCAAGCCATAGCGTACGCTAACGTCGCGGGAATACCGTTACAG TATGGGCTCTACTCGTCTTTCATGGCCTGTTTCGTATACACAATTTTCGGCTCTTGGAAAGACGTGCCTGTCGGGCCAACCGCAATCATCGCGATTCTAACGAGGGAAACTTTACAAAAGGCCCACCTAGGACCTGATTTCGCCGTATTGTTGTGTTTCGTCTCGGGCTGCGTCTCCTTATTAATGGGCATTTTGCAATTAG GCTTCTTACTGGATTTTATATCGGGGCCAGTATCCGTTGGTTTCACGTCGGCGGCGTCGATTATCATTGCTACCAGTCAAGTAAAGGATATTCTTGGACTCAAAGTTTCCGGTACCAAGTTCGTGCAGGTCTGGCAAAGTATCTTCGAGCATATCGGCGAGACGAGAGGCTGGGATACCGCTTTGGGAATTGTCTGTATAATCGTTCTTCTACTTCTCCGA AAAGTGAAGGATATACCAGTAGTTCCGAAAAATACTAAAGTACCGTCGCGACTTCAACAACTTATCACGAAGTCGTTCTGGCTTATCTCCACTGCCAGAAACATTATCGTCGTGATCGTTTGCGCAATAATGTGTTATCTCCTCGAGAAGCACCTGGGAGAATCACCCGTTATTTTAACGGGACACGTAAAGCAAGGGCTTCCGGAATTCAGTTTACCACCCTTCGAAGCTCAGGTCGGGAATGAGACCTACCATTTTATCGATATGATTTCTGCTCTGGGCACTGGCTGCCTAATCGTTCCCATGCTCAGCCTGCTAGAAACGATTTCCATCGCTAAAGCGTTCT CCGAAGGCAAATCGATAGACGCGACTCAGGAAATGTTGGCGTTGGGTGCGTGCAATGTGGTATCGTCATTTGTGTCTTCAATGCCCGTGAGCGGCGGCCTCAGCCGAGGCGCGGTCAACCACTCGTCCGGGGTGAAGACAACGCTCGGTGGAGTCTACACCGGGCTATTAGTGCTTATATCGTTGCAGTTTCTCACACCCTATCTGTACTATATACCCAAAGCTGCCCTGGCGGCCGTCATCATTGCCGCGGTCGTCTTTATGGTGGAATTCCAAGTAGTAAAGCCAATGTGGCGAAGTAAAA AAATTGATCTCATACCGGCCATAGCCACGTTCTTGTGTTGTCTTTTCATACGACTCGAACTGGGTATCGTTATCGGCATCGGTATAAATCTTTTGTTCCTACTTTATGCCTCGGCCAGACCAACGTTACGAGTTCATAAAGCTACG AGTATCAGTGGTTGTGAATATCTTGTCATAACTCCGGATCGAAGTCTAGTGTTTCCAAGTGTCGAATACGTACGAGCCGTCATTAGTAAGCAGGGATTACGAGAGGGTACCGCCGTGCCCGTCGTAATAGATTCTACGCATATCCAGGCAGCTGATTTCACCGCTGCAAAG GGTATCAAAACATTGATAGAGGACTTTACTAAACGGGGGCAGCCATTAATCTTCCATAACTTGAAACCGAGCGTTATCGAGATCTTCAAAGGTGTGAAACCTTCGGGGCTCACGTGCAGTTCCAGCGAACTCGAGCTTAACGATCATCTTAAAG aatacaCGAATGTATCAACCGAAACTCTAAATCGATACTAA
- the LOC105198011 gene encoding (E3-independent) E2 ubiquitin-conjugating enzyme, which yields MAAAANVAPENQYFYEDVVYRMDKRGNVVFGIVMENDDLDMSEESSDNEENLPKRKKGEIRMIWHPSGVEELVNCKKVHLADRTLMPGDVVRRMIKGKDTQRGYCRDVELTACVQVIGTKQVLTDIKSEDLIPLQEFATDMAVCMDSWVGGIRMTHFKLWLVTPDGSHCVINEMDSCVLGQLEEARDSDNDFPHPTEFYPGQSLWGPVHCLEDAQWIQCTKEMKAKRKLKPQKITKVIVEKVETDWIGVHWQCRAYSKDGAWSDQAQPKFVVEGEDLKKLKLLNVFEPSTVQVGNRNFYIIKGNENVITREQWRKQQRDIYQVPKQSPKKTRPNITVTKLVDDKKKEQKKDKTSDQQPTDENGQSNDGHSQDTVSNNVLLLPPQNQHAESSDEWDTEDTGSQSDSASVSSCCSSMSSVGKKKKGPALMTKVLKKKKLRKAKKKVPPVPLIAGTKIVVETLSTNTKANVVWQDGSVEFGIPSTQLYPIHHLDDKEFFPGDFVVDQKEESRMYGVVQSVDHQGRTAKIKWFRTYTSSQNPEPIFLEEREVSVYDLKDHPDFQYRPGTLVIRIANFEGEDAGCTAGQVLDNYPEGRVKVWWIDDHISMCWPQDLYKVGEYDSDEGELWDDVSSDSSWETELEDCFIADNDGTEQTELDNIKPKLAAHIEKARIAMSRLEEIFTQNPSLQTTEVMRKLLEVYKDCRYMDKLMGTAFFHECHFQGLLERVRERGRANVAQRMADQVTRLFTPKSECPEDSGIDKDDSKKSSNGEDPCEISVAEKQISTIINESQNDNTPSIESNAKKQNGEENINQLFICPNPNPEDSGLYSAENSKKESGSSESSGEFLISEDVNNVPECSSTINGMTSPEKTEVNKVKKVPTSLLTSQSIGTSQVCVKLCNLIKAQLVLAHAEVSKRFGLGKMSLSDAEKTSSPRKKQKGEEEERPSETLTDPSCSIEIPPTVYTEGEGFSIEETAPDSHKFKLTMFQPTDLTNFFRTVSKELKLLKSSLPPGVWVKGFEDRIDLYSVMFRGPEKTPYEDGLFLFDFQLSADYPAAPPLCHYISYCSDRLNPNLYEDGKVCVSLLGTWSGRGTEMWTSSSTLLQVIVSIQGLILVSEPYFNEAGFEKQKGSQQGRENSRMYNEMVVLKLVQAQTKLLLYPPPVFKDIIIAHFKKHAEKLLQRVELWMEISEQHNNQHPLSPVTPTTFKKIADIDEKVLPEFPLIPASRGFCITLRKTLATFKAVLIKQSIIQRSDDWQDNENTTELINNITNQCQETSESVDGEATECDESNSNSNSSSNTQENSKKLTLNGNQFKEAMLPSATNSSAAAPSETKKNTSSQNTS from the exons ATGGCTGCCGCGGCGAATGTTGCGCCGGAGAATCAGTACTTCTACGAGGATGTCGTCTATCGCATGGACAAACGGGGCAACGTCGTCTTCGGCATCGTCATGGAGAACGATGACCTGGACATGTCCGAGGAGAGCAGCGACAACGAGGAGAACCTGCCGAAGCGCAAGAAGGGCGAGATCCGGATGATCTGGCATCCGTCCGGCGTCGAGGAGTTGGTCAACTGCAAGAAG GTTCATCTGGCTGATAGGACACTCATGCCTGGAGATGTAGTTCGTAGGATGATCAAGGGAAAGGACACACAGAGAGGCTACTGCAGGGATGTAGAGTTGACAGCCTGTGTACAGGTCATCGGTACCAAACAGGTTCTTACGGATATCAAAAGTGAAGATCTGATTCCATTGCAG GAATTTGCGACAGATATGGCAGTGTGCATGGATTCCTGGGTTGGTGGCATTAGAATGACGCACTTTAAATTATGGCTGGTAACACCAGATGGATCTCACTGTGTCATAAATGAGATGGATTCCTGTGTATTGGGACAATTGGAGGAGGCGCGAGATAGC gaCAATGATTTTCCACACCCAACTGAATTCTATCCTGGTCAGAGCCTGTGGGGACCGGTTCACTGCCTGGAGGATGCACAGTGGATTCAGTGCACAAAGGAGATGAAGGCGAAGAGGAAATTAAAACCGCAAAAAATAACTAAAGTGATCGTGGAAAAGGTGGAGACCGATTGGATAGGCGTGCATTGGCAGTGCCGGGCATACTCGAAAGACGGCGCCTGGTCCGATCAGGCGCAGCCAAAATTCGTGGTCGAGGGTGAAGAcctgaaaaaattgaaactgtTAAACGTATTTGAGCCCTCGACGGTACAGGTCGGCAATCGTAATTTTTACATCATTAAGGGTAACGAGAACGTTATTACTCGTGAGCAGTGGCGAAAACAACAGAGGGATATTTATCAAGTTCCTAAGCAAAGCCCAAAAAAGACGCGTCCAAATATCACAGTGACAAAGTTGGTGGACGATAAAAAGAAGGAGCAGAAGAAGGATAAAACGTCTGATCAACAACCGACAGACGAGAACGGTCAAAGTAACGACGGTCATTCTCAAGATACAGTAAGCAACAACGTTTTGTTGCTGCCACCTCAAAATCAACACGCTGAAAGTTCGGACGAGTGGGATACAGAAGATACGGGTTCGCAAAGTGATTCTGCTTCG GTCTCTAGCTGCTGTTCTAGCATGTCATCAgtgggaaagaaaaagaagggacCTGCATTGATGACGAAAGTgctgaagaaaaagaaattgcgAAAAGCGAAAAAGAAAGTTCCGCCTGTTCCATTAATTGCTGGGACTAAAATAGTCGTAGAAACATTGTCCACTAATACAAAAGCGAATGTGGTGTGGCAAGATGGTTCAGTAGAATTtg GAATACCATCTACACAATTATATCCAATTCATCACTTGGATGATAAGGAATTTTTCCCAGGTGACTTTGTTGTAGATCAAAAAGAAGAATCTAGAATGTATGGTGTTGTACAAAGTGTTGATCATCAAGGCCGTACTGCCAAAATAAAATGGTTCCGTACATATACTTCTAGTCAAAATCCAGA GCCAATTTTTCTGGAGGAGCGTGAAGTGAGCGTTTATGACTTGAAGGATCATCCGGACTTTCAGTACAGACCAGGAACTCTGGTAATTCGAATAGCAAATTTCGAAGGTGAAGACGCCGGATGTACGGCTGGTCAAGTGTTAGATAATTATCCAGAAGGACGAGTGAAAGTATGGTGGATCGACGATCACATTAGCATGTGCTGGCCTCAAGATCTGTACAAGGTTGGCGAGTACGACAGCGATGAAGGGGAACTATGGGACGACGTATCGTCCGATTCGTCGTGGGAGACGGAACTTGAAGATTGCTTTATCGCGGATAACGATGGCACCGAGCAGACGGAATTGGATAACATAAAACCAAAATTGGCGGCGCACATCGAGAAAGCCAGAATTGCAATGTCAAGATTGGAAGAGATTTTTACACAAAACCCATCTCTGCAGACAACCGAGGTGATGAGGAAACTCCTCGAGGTCTACAAAGATTGTCGTTACATGGATAAACTGATGGGTACCGCATTTTTCCACGAGTGCCACTTCCAAGGACTTCTCGAGCGAGTGAGAGAACGCGGCAGAGCGAACGTCGCGCAGCGCATGGCGGATCAAGTCACAAGGCTCTTTACGCCCAAATCCGAATGTCCGGAAGATTCCGGAATAGATAAAGACGATTCGAAGAAATCGAGCAATGGCGAAGATCCGTGTGAGATTAGCGTAGCGGAGAAGCAAATCTCCACAATTATCAACGAATCGCAGAACGACAATACACCAAGTATCGAAAGCAATGCGAAAAAACAGAACGGTGAggagaatattaatcaattattcaTATGTCCCAATCCCAATCCCGAGGATTCTGGATTATACTCAGCGGAAAACTCAAAGAAGGAGTCGGGCTCGAGCGAGTCCAGCGGGGAATTTCTTATAAGTGAGGACGTCAATAACGTTCCAGAGTGCTCGTCTACAATAAACGGTATGACCTCACCCGAGAAAACTGAGGTGAATAAAGTGAAAAAAGTGCCGACGAGTTTGTTGACCTCTCAGAGCATCGGTACGTCACAAGTATGCGTCAAACTTTGTAATTTGATAAAAGCACAACTTGTATTGGCGCACGCCGAGGTGTCCAAGAGATTTGGTTTAGGAAAGATGTCACTGTCGGACGCGGAGAAGACTTCGTCCCCGCGGAAAAAGCAGAAGGGCGAGGAGGAGGAACGTCCGAGCGAAACATTGACGGATCCGTCCTGTTCTATCGAAATTCCACCGACCGTTTACACCGAGGGCGAGGGTTTCTCCATCGAAGAGACTGCACCCGACAGTCACAAATTCAAGCTGACCATGTTTCAGCCCACCGACCTCACCAACTTTTTCCGTACGGTCTCCAAAGAATTGAAGCTGCTGAAGAGCTCGCTTCCGCCAGGTGTCTGGGTAAAGGGATTTGAGGACCGTATAGATCTATACTCCGTGATGTTTCGTGGCCCCGAGAAGACGCCCTACGAAGACGGCCTCTTTCTTTTCGATTTCCAATTGTCCGCTGATTATCCGGCCGCACCGCCCCTCTGTCATTACATATCCTACTGCAGCGACCGGCTGAATCCTAATCTCTACGAGGATGGGAAAGTGTGCGTAAGTCTGTTGGGTACCTGGTCCGGTCGTGGCACGGAGATGTGGACAAGCTCATCGACTCTGTTACAAGTGATAGTCTCAATACAAGGTCTGATACTCGTGAGCGAGCCGTACTTTAACGAGGCTGGCTTCGAAAAACAGAAGGGCTCACAGCAGGGACGTGAAAACTCGAGGATGTACAACGAGATGGTGGTGTTGAAGCTGGTGCAAGCACAGACTAAATTGCTGCTGTATCCACCGCCTGTATTTAAGGACATAATCATCGCGCACTTCAAAAAACACGCCGAGAAGTTGCTACAGAGAGTGGAGCTATGGATGGAGATATCTGAGCAACATAACAATCAGCATCCACTGTCTCCGGTTACTCCCAccacgtttaaaaaaattgcagataTTG ATGAGAAAGTATTGCCCGAGTTCCCACTCATCCCGGCGTCGCGCGGTTTTTGCATAACTCTCCGCAAGACTTTAGCGACGTTTAAAGCAGTGCTCATTAAACAAAGTATAATACAGAGGTCGGATGACTGGCAGGACAATGAAAACACCACggagttaataaataatattacaaatcaGTGCCAAGAAACGTCTGAATCTGTTGACGGTGAAGCAACAGAATGTGACGAGAGTAATAGTAACAGCAATAGCAGCAGCAATACGCAAGAGAATAGCAAAAAGCTGACCTTAAATGGCAATCAGTTCAAGGAAGCGATGTTACCTTCCGCAACGAATAGTTCCGCCGCGGCGCCGAGTGAAACGAAAAAGAATACTTCGAGCCAAAACACCAGCTAG